ACCCAGACGAGCCAATGCAGCCCATGACAGATGACGATATCATCCAATTGTGGCTACGGCGCAAAGCGATGGTGCCTTCCGACGCACCAGACGCGGTGAAGAAGCTGCTCGTTCTGGGTGATAAGGTTGGGTCTTTGCCCAAGGTGGGATACGAGCGAGTCTACCAGCCCGAGAACGATCCCAACCTTTCTCCAGAAGAAAAAGCGAGAGCCATCGCCGCACTACCTCCACCAGCATCCCGCTACCGCCCCCGCCCGCTCTTGACTCCAGACGACCTCATCATGCGTGAATGCGTCCGACGACAGCTGAGACAGCACGAGTGGTGGATCTCGCAAATGTTGTGGGGCTTTGTGTATCCTGGTGGGAGGTTGATACGGACGCGAACGAGGGAGCAGTTGACTGCGATCCAGAGGTCGAATCACTTCAACAGAGTCACTACGATCCCAACGAACGAGGATGGCGAGGAGGTGAAGCCGAAAGATGCAATACCGCCGCCACCGTCTGAGTCTGCGCAAGCTGGACCCAGCATGCAGAAGGAGAAGAGGCAGAATGCGGTTGGTAACAGCGAGCAGCTCCCGGAGACGCCGAAGACGGCGGGAATGTTTGCTGCGAGTACTTCTCAGCTGTAGGATAGGTGGCTACATTGTACCTTGTGTAACTGCTGGACACTGATTAATAATCTTTCCAACTCCTCTCTCCACTCCCATCCTCAACACAAGTCTTCCAACACATCTCACTCCACATTTCACCCTTCCCAAAAATACACCGCCAATCCCCCCACAGCCTTAGCCCTCCCCCTCTCCCCCCTCTTCCTATTCTCCCTCCTCGCCCTCCCCACAACCTCAAAACACGCCTCCTCCACCGGAACATCCCCATCATGCTCATGATAACAACACACCTCCATCTCGAACAACATCCTATACTTAACCCGTCCCCCCCCCCTCTCCTCTCCACCGGCCCCCTCGCCCACCCCACCATAACCAGCCTCAAAAACTCCCCCGGCAAAATAGCCCAATTCGCCTCCAGCCACTCTGGCATCATGTACGCCAACGCGGCGTCAACGAGGTAGGCGCGTAGGGTAGAGTCGGGGTGGGAGGCTGAGTTTGAGAAGGCTAGCGTGAGGAGAGGTTGGACGTAACAGTACCCTGTGCGACCGCTGGAGAGCAGGAGGTATTTGATGACGGTGTTGCGGAGGCAGGTGTCGTCGATGCGTTCGCCGAGGATGAAGAGGGTGCTGAGGAGGGTGAGGTGGTGCTTGATGGCGTTGAAGTCGGAGCTTGGAGCTTGGAGGGTCCGGAATGTAGCCGCCGGAGTAGAGGTAGGCGATGTAGGTGTGGAATGTGGCTGGGTTCTCTGCTGGTAGTGTGATGATAATGGGGCTGTCGCTCTGATCACGCCGTTGTGCTGACAGAGCAGCTCTGAAGAATTTTGGAGTTTTTGCTCAAGATTGATGGGTGGACTAGGAAACTGGTCCTCTCCGATCCCACTTCGACGGCGATGGTCTGTTCGCTGAAGTCACGCCTGCATACTCGTTAGTGTGGAACTTGATGAGTGTCCCGAGGTGGACTCACTTCTCGCGCTTCAACGATGCAGGTGAAGTCATAATGTCCCTTTGACGATCATAGCCGGGCTCGAGGTCGAGCTGCTTGCGACAGGAATAGAAAAGAATAAGGAGTGGTGAGCAAGATGCACCAGCTCAAATGAAGTCTCACTCTCAAGTGGGTACATGATTGTCTGAAAGCTCAAGCACCAAGAGCACCAACGGTCGCTAGCACATGCGCCGATCCTTGCCTCACCACCGGCCGCTAGCGTCTGGCTGTACCTTCTCAGTCCCCTTTCAACACCATACCATCGAGTTGGTTTCTGGCAGAAGGTCCATCAAGATGCTCGTTGGTCAAGCTGGAGGACGAGATGGAATGGACCAGGAAAGGGCGGCTTCAGTAACAATGTCCTTCTCTCCGCTATCTGTACCGAAGCCCATACGTAGTAGTCTTTTGCACGACCAGGGATATCAATCCAGACCACAAACAAGAACTCTAGACGCCTTGCAAACGAACCACACGACATCGCTTCTATCCCGCCTCTATCATCGCGCACCGCAAACGACCAGCTCCGCTCACTGCACTTGGCTGACGATCTCGCTGGCTTTGCTGAGACTCTCCACCATCTGCTGGCACTCTTTCCGCCGTCTGGTTGTGTAGTCGCTCTCCTTGAGAAGGTCGTCGAGTTCTTGTGTGCGGTACATCTGCTCGAGAAGTTCTCTCTGCATTTCGTCTTTCGAGTGTCTGGAGTTGGTCAGTATAAGCCGAATGGAATGGATGGCGATGTGCTTACTCGACGAGGTTCAACATGATAGCCTTTGGCACCATGTCGATGACTGTCCTCCGCACAATGTTGAAGTAGGATGTGATTAGAAGCTTGATCACTTCCACTTCCTGAGTCTCCTTCTCGCTCAGAGTACCGCTGGCCTTCAACGTTGGCGGCGGCGGCTCCATGGCAGCCATCTTCTTCTTGTTCTTACTCGCGAAGAATGACCCGAAAAAGCCAGAGCCATCTCCATTTGATAGGTCTAAGCTAGGGCTTGCTGATCGTGGAGGTTGTGCGCTTGGTGGCAGTGGCTTGCCCGTCTTTGGGTCGACCTGCACAGGCTTGGCAGCATTGTGCTTCTCGTTGACGATCGCCATTGCGCGGTGGCCGTTGATGAAGTCGGGGTGGCCAGTATTGACGTAGCATGCCTCCATAGCCACAAGATCCTTCACCAGTTTATTAGTTGGGTCCATGGCCTTCTTGAAGAACGATACGACCACTTGATGTAGCTTCTCCTTGAGTGCGGGATATCTGCGGTAAAGTGGCTTGTTCATCAATTGTCCGAGGATGCGCACCAGCTCATCGTAGATCAAGCTGACACACTTGAGCGATGGATCTTCCAGGCGTTTGATTTGTTGCTTGACAATGAGCTCAAACGCAGTTGTGCCAACGAAAAGCGCAGGAGAAGAACCAGAGGAGTTGTACAGGATCGTCCGGATGTCGATGTCCTTGACCTGGTCGAATGGGTCTACTGCCTTGATACCGTTGCTGTACAGTTCGTGATATACGAAAGCGATTCGGGCACCACCAGAAAGCTCGATCGATGATAGCTCAGCATTGTGTCCTTCGAGCACTGTTCGGTATTCGCTCGAGAACTCTGTGATGATGTTGAGGATGATGTTTGCAGGGTTGCCGAGCATGCTATCACCAAGCTGCTGCAGTTCTGCCGAGTACTTCTGCAACGAAGCTGAGATACGAGCCTTGATGTCGGGTAGCGTCTGCTTGATGTGCATCATCAGGATGAGGTTGAGCTTTCGTGCCAAGTAGGGTGTTCCGCAGTACGACGCTTTGTTCCTGTACGCCTTGTGGTTCTCAAAGAAGTTCTTCTCGTTCTCCAGCGCGTACGAAATGGCCTTCTTATTCTCAATGTCGCGCTGTCCTCTGTTCACGACCGGGACGTAGCCCAGTCGTAGTGGGATGATACGGCCTGCCAGAATGTCCACTACATCCGTCCCTTCGTCCATCAAGTCAACCTTTGTGAGCACACCGATCGTTCGCTGACCTTCCGGATCGACTTCGCGAGCCAGTTTGAGACCGTCCGAGTTCGCAAGATCGGTGTTCGCTGCCGTGACCGCCAGGATAATGGCATTTGGCTTCTGAATCTGCTTGAGCACCATCTCCCTGATTTGTCGCTCGATATCTCTTGGCTGGTCACCAACGGGCACCTTGGTCAGACCAGGAAGATCGACCAGGGTAAGCGTCAGGACGTTTGGCGAGTAGATGCGCAGGTTGATGGGTGCTGGAGAAATGCCAGCATTTCGGCCCGTCTTGCTCTCGGTCTCCTTGACGATCTCCTCACGGATCTTGTTAAAGTCGTGGAACTTCTGGCCTGGTATATGTAGAAACTCTCCCCACTCTTCCACGTTGGCTTCCTTGTCGCTGGTACCCTCAATCTTCTCGCCGTCTGCTACGCCGTTCTCTTGCGCTTTCTGGGGTGAGGATCGGTTGATGAGTTGCATGATCAGCGGTCGTCGCGTGACAATACCCGTGCCTCGAGGAAGACTATGGTGGTCAGCACATGCACTCGTTTGTCCTTACAGATGTGTTGTCCTTACAAGTCGCGCCCTACTATGTTCTCCAACACCGAACTCTTTCCACTCGATTGCGATCCCACGACGGCGATCTGTGGCAGATCGATTGGGTTTTGCACCTGACCATCCTATTAGTTCCTCCGGTTTGTGGTTTCGGTGGCTTGCGGACACGTACGCCGACTGTAGTGAAGACATCCTGGAGCTTGTTGACGAGCGTGATGAGGCCAGGGTCGTTCACGTTGATCCTGCATGTGTGTTAGTATGGTACATGTCGCAGTATGTCCGGTTGTGGTAGCTGCTCACGCGTTGGGGTTTGTCTGCGCCATGGCAGGCGGTGATCAGGAGTGTTTCGTTGTGGTGTCTGAGTGTGCGCAAAGTGGTGCAGGCTGGGTAGAAGCAATGTGTGCGGTGTGTATTGGATAGTCTGCAGTGCAGAAGAGGTGGACAAGTTGTTGTGGTGTTATGTTGTTGCCTTCACGTTCTCCATCAACGAACATCGGCTCTGACGACGAAGCTCATGTGCTGCTGGCGACTCCCGCGCCACTCCATTCCCAGGGTTCAGCATTCAGCCACATGGCACGGTGCGTTTCACCTGGGCACTTCATCGGCTTCGAGGTCGTCTTCTTTCCACCCAAAACACCTGCATCAAATCCATCGTACCTTATCAGTTGAAATCTCTAGCACTTTCGGGTGTCGCCCTTCGAGGAAGTGTATTATCCTGCCGAACGCTGGACATGATCAACGCCTTCTCGAATCAAGCTGACCAGTCCTCCATCTCCATGGTCACGGGTCTCTTACGTTATATGGTTTCTTGCATTGAAAAGTGACGCCGACTCTTCGAATGTCTATCACACTATCTCAGCCCACAGAACAAAATCCCAAAAAAACACCTCAAGAATCACGCCATCGCGCTGGCCCTCCATGTCGCTATGAATCGCTGTTCGGACGGTGTCGGCAGCGGTATACTCCAAGGTGCCGTATGTGCTGCGACCGGAGAAACCAAGACCCGCCGGAAGCTGGTGGCGAAGTACAGCAAAGCTATCTATGGCAAAGAAGACATGATCCGGCATCGTGTCTAGTGCCGCCTTCAAGCCGAGCTTGTCGCTATCAATCAGGCACTGCAAATGGCTCAGGACA
Above is a window of Fulvia fulva chromosome 6, complete sequence DNA encoding:
- a CDS encoding Vacuolar protein sorting-associated protein 1, encoding MAQTNPNAINVNDPGLITLVNKLQDVFTTVGVQNPIDLPQIAVVGSQSSGKSSVLENIVGRDFLPRGTGIVTRRPLIMQLINRSSPQKAQENGVADGEKIEGTSDKEANVEEWGEFLHIPGQKFHDFNKIREEIVKETESKTGRNAGISPAPINLRIYSPNVLTLTLVDLPGLTKVPVGDQPRDIERQIREMVLKQIQKPNAIILAVTAANTDLANSDGLKLAREVDPEGQRTIGVLTKVDLMDEGTDVVDILAGRIIPLRLGYVPVVNRGQRDIENKKAISYALENEKNFFENHKAYRNKASYCGTPYLARKLNLILMMHIKQTLPDIKARISASLQKYSAELQQLGDSMLGNPANIILNIITEFSSEYRTVLEGHNAELSSIELSGGARIAFVYHELYSNGIKAVDPFDQVKDIDIRTILYNSSGSSPALFVGTTAFELIVKQQIKRLEDPSLKCVSLIYDELVRILGQLMNKPLYRRYPALKEKLHQVVVSFFKKAMDPTNKLVKDLVAMEACYVNTGHPDFINGHRAMAIVNEKHNAAKPVQVDPKTGKPLPPSAQPPRSASPSLDLSNGDGSGFFGSFFASKNKKKMAAMEPPPPTLKASGTLSEKETQEVEVIKLLITSYFNIVRRTVIDMVPKAIMLNLVEHSKDEMQRELLEQMYRTQELDDLLKESDYTTRRRKECQQMVESLSKASEIVSQVQ